One Manihot esculenta cultivar AM560-2 chromosome 6, M.esculenta_v8, whole genome shotgun sequence DNA segment encodes these proteins:
- the LOC110618327 gene encoding organic cation/carnitine transporter 7, translating to MANEGTSYTVDEALLATGFGKFQYLVLLYAGMGWISEAMEMMILSFVGPAVQHEWGLTSKQESLLTSVVFVGMLFGAYIWGLVSDKYGRRKGFLVTAIVTSAAGFLSSFAPNYVALILSRCLVGVGLGGVPVILSWFLEFIPTPNRGTWMIIFQGFWTIGTILEAALAWAIIPRLGWRWLLGLSALPSLLLLIFYIITPESPRYLCLKCRKDDALRILEKIGKLNGKVLPPGNLVTDHEVELQERRVSPEDGHEDSSSSPPRWKDSDLGVFRSLLMLLSPKLIRSTLLLWVVFFGNAFSYYGLVLLTTELNSGNNKCNSNGTQSHNSGSVNYKDVFITSFAELPGLIFSAFVIDKFGRKLSMAVMFFVCCIFLLPLVVHQSRAVTVVLLFGARICITGTFAVVFIYAPEIYPTSVRSTGVGVASSMGRIGGMVCPFVAVSLVQSCHQTAALLLFVGVVFVSGICACFFPFETKGRELTDSISSKKHEKLTTTTQEEP from the exons ATGGCCAATGAAGGAACAAGCTACACTGTTGATGAAGCACTTTTGGCAACGGGTTTTGGGAAATTCCAATACCTTGTTCTTCTTTATGCTGGCATGGGTTGGATTTCAGAGGCAATGGAGATGATGATTCTCTCATTTGTTGGACCAGCAGTTCAGCATGAATGGGGACTTACTTCTAAGCAAGAAAGCCTACTAACCAGTGTGGTTTTTGTTGGCATGCTGTTTGGAGCCTACATATGGGGCTTAGTTTCAGATAAATATGGAAGGAG GAAGGGATTTCTAGTTACAGCAATAGTTACTTCAGCAGCTGGATTTCTGAGTTCCTTTGCCCCAAACTATGTTGCATTGATTCTTTCTCGTTGTTTGGTTGGCgttggtttgggaggcgttccTGTAATCTTGTCCTGGTTTTTAGAGTTTATACCTACACCAAATAGAGGAACTTGGATGATTATTTTCCAAGGATTCtggaccattggaacaattctGGAGGCTGCTCTCGCTTGG GCTATTATTCCAAGATTAGGTTGGAGGTGGTTACTTGGTTTGTCTGCTTTGCCTTCGTTGCTTCTCCTTATATTCTATATTATAACGCCCGAGTCACCTAGGTATTTATGCTTGAAATGTAGAAAAGATGATGCCCTTAGGATTTTAGAGAAAATAGGCAAACTAAATGGAAAGGTACTGCCCCCTGGTAATCTTGTTACTGACCATGAAGTTGAGTTACAAGAGAGGAGAGTTTCaccagaggatggacatgaagATAGTAGCTCTAGTCCGCCCAGGTGGAAGGACTCTGACTTGGGGGTCTTCAGATCATTGTTAATGCTTCTGTCACCAAAATTAATTAGGTCGACCTTGCTCCTGTGGGTTGTATTTTTTGGGAATGCATTTTCATACTATGGCCTCGTGTTGCTGACCACCGAGTTGAACAGTGGGAATAACAAATGTAATTCAAATGGAACGCAATCACACAATTCTGGGAGTGTTAACTATAAAGATGTTTTCATCACCAGTTTTGCAG AGCTTCCGGGGCTCATCTTTTCAGCTTTCGTAATTGACAAATTTGGCCGTAAACTTTCAATGGCGGTTATGTTCTTCGTCTGTTGCATATTCCTGCTGCCACTGGTGGTCCACCAGTCCCGAGCTGTAACAGTGGTCCTTCTCTTTGGAGCTCGAATATGCATAACAGGAACCTTCGCAGTTGTTTTTATTTATGCGCCAGAG ATATACCCAACTTCAGTGAGATCAACAGGTGTTGGAGTCGCCAGCTCAATGGGAAGGATTGGTGGGATGGTCTGCCCTTTTGTAGCAGTAAGTTTGGTGCAAAGTTGCCATCAAACTGCGGCACTTCTTCTTTTTGTGGGTGTAGTTTTTGTATCAGGGATCTGCGCCTGCTTCTTTCCATTTGAAACCAAGGGCCGTGAATTAACCGATAGTATCTCTAGTAAAAAGCATGAAAAGCTGACGACTACGACACAAGAAGAGCCATAA